In Pseudomonas sp. PDNC002, the DNA window GTCAAGCCGGTGCTGTGGGACGAGAACGCCCCCATCGAACGTCAGCGCGGCACCCGTCGCACCCTGGCGCGCGTGCTGGAAACCGCACTGCGCCTGGCGCACCCGTTCATGCCATTCATCACCGAGGAAATCTGGCAGCGCATCAAGACCGCCGCTGGCAAATCCGGTGAGACTCTGATGCTGCAACCCTGGCCGATCGCCGACGAGGCGAAGATCGATGCCGCCGCCGAAGGCGACATCGAGTGGGTCAAGGCGCTGATGCTGGGCATCCGCCAGATCCGTGGCGAGATGAACATCTCCATGGCCAAGCGCATCGACCTGGTGCTGAACAACGCATCGCCCGAAGACCACCGTCGCCTGGCCGACAACGAGCCGCTGCTGATGAAGCTGGCCAAGCTCGAGACCATCCGCGTGCTGGACGAAGGCGAAGAACCACCGATGTCCGCCACCGCGCTGGTCGGCGACCTGCAGGTGCTAGTGCCGATGGCCGGCCTGATCGACAAGGCCGCCGAGATGGCGCGCCTGGACAAGGAAATCCAGCGCCTGGAAGGCGAAGTCAAACGCGTGGGCGGCAAGCTGTCCAACGAAGGCTTCGTCGCCAAGGCTCCGCCGGAAGTGATCGAGAAGGAACGCGCCAAGCTGGCTGAAGCCGAGCAGGCGGTGACCAACCTGATCCAGCAGCGCGAGAAGATCGCCAGCCTGTAAGTGCCACCGAAAGGCCCGCCCCGCGCGGGCCTTTTGCTTTTCCGCGGTGCTCACTTCAGCCAACTGCAACGCATGGATGGATCGCCCGATGAATCGCGAGACGACCGTCAGGTTGCTGGAGAACAGCAAGGCGGCACTGACACACCGCTTCGGTGTCGTTCGCCGATCAAATTCCCCTCTCCCTGACCCTCTCCCGCAAGCGGGAGAGGGGACCGTTCGGTGCAGAATGTAACCAAAGTGTCAGCCGGCACTGACTGCCCCCTCTCCCTTCAGGGAGAGGGCTGGGGAGAGGGCCAATACATGCACGGATTTGCCGGGGAAGACTGCTCCCAGCAATCCCTTCTCTCTTAATACACCGTCCCCACCGGATACACGTAGGCATTCACGTCATAGAACGGCGTGCGCTGGTAGAACCACTGCAGGCGCGCCTGCGCGTCCTTGGCGAAGGCCTTGTCGTCCTTGAGCTTCTTCTCGAACTCGGCCTTGAGCTTCGGGTCCTCGGCGAGCATCTTGCGCGCCATCGGTTCCATCACGTACTCCTCCGGCTCCTCGGCAACCACCAGCGTCGAGTTGAAGAAGCCCCACGACCAGAACGAGTCCGGGCTTTCCGCCGTCAGCAGGTTGATCGCCAGCACGCCCAGCGGCTGGTCGGTGTCGATCACCACAGAGCCCGCCGGGTAGGTCTGCAGGCGCTGGAACGGCTTGCCCACGCCACTGACCAGCAGGTGCCCCTCGTAGCCGGGAATCTCGTTGGTGGCGGCGCGATCCGGCTCGAAGCCGCCGGCCAGCTTGATGTCGTCCATGCGGTTCAGGGTCACCTCGATGGGCGTGGCCTTGTCCAGGGTCTTCATCTGGATGCCGTGGGATTTCAGGCGCGCGATCACCTCGCTCCACTGCACCGGCACCACGAACTGCTTCGGCCGCTTCACCACCAGGTCCGGCACCGAGTTATCGCTGATCGGCACATTGAGTTGCTTGGGCTTGTTGCTCCAGACGATGGTCTTCTTCCCGGTGATCGGCGACTCCTCGTAGCGGTAGTCGCCCACGATGAACGGCGTGTGCTGCTCCTTGCCGGGCTTCCAGGTGAGGATCACCTCCTTCTGCGCGGCCAGCCGCTCACGATCCTTGGCGATGGCCTGCTTGAGCGAATCGGCGTTATCACCGATCACCTGGAACATCGCCTTGAGCATCACATAGTTGCCCAGCACCTGGGTTTCGTAGGGATGCAGCGCGTGCTGCTCGATGAGGATCGACGGCACGTTGCGGATATCGCCGTACTGGTTGGAGAAGCGCGCCAGGTCCGTGCGATAGGGGTAGTAACCCTTGGTCGGGTCCTGGTTGTCGTTGAAGCTGATGCACTCGTGGACCACATGGCCGTCGCCTTCCAGCTCCTTGTAAACAGGCGGCCGCATGACCTTGTCCATCCATTCACTGGAGGCCGGCGACCAGCCGTTGCCGTTGTGGCAATAGGAGCTGTCGTAGGGGTACATGGCGCCGTCGGTGGAATGGGTGTCGGCGAAGAAGCTCAAGTCGTACTGGTTGAACACCGAGGCGACGTTGCGGATTTCCGCGCTGTCGAGCTTGGTGAAGTCGCGGTTGAGGTTGTAGTTCAGGCCGTTGACCCGCCAGCCGGTGACTTCCGGACCGTTCTGGTTGATCCGCCCGTAGGGGCTGCGGCGCAGGTCGCCGTCGATGTTCACGGTGGGGATGAACAGGATGTTGACCTTGTGCAGCAGCCCGGCCAGCGGCTTGTCGCCGGTGGTCATGTCGCGC includes these proteins:
- a CDS encoding M14 family metallopeptidase; amino-acid sequence: MYHLSSRALLAGLFATASLPLYAALPSAPGYIDDSGYGAAAKTRILPAMFEQKLTSTKYIAKADNPLITLAESSGFKETSDYHQTRAWLQKLADASGGVITLSDLPENSATGEPMLLVTASREADKSAAGLNKSSKPTIFVEAEIHPGEANGKDAMFMLLRDMTTGDKPLAGLLHKVNILFIPTVNIDGDLRRSPYGRINQNGPEVTGWRVNGLNYNLNRDFTKLDSAEIRNVASVFNQYDLSFFADTHSTDGAMYPYDSSYCHNGNGWSPASSEWMDKVMRPPVYKELEGDGHVVHECISFNDNQDPTKGYYPYRTDLARFSNQYGDIRNVPSILIEQHALHPYETQVLGNYVMLKAMFQVIGDNADSLKQAIAKDRERLAAQKEVILTWKPGKEQHTPFIVGDYRYEESPITGKKTIVWSNKPKQLNVPISDNSVPDLVVKRPKQFVVPVQWSEVIARLKSHGIQMKTLDKATPIEVTLNRMDDIKLAGGFEPDRAATNEIPGYEGHLLVSGVGKPFQRLQTYPAGSVVIDTDQPLGVLAINLLTAESPDSFWSWGFFNSTLVVAEEPEEYVMEPMARKMLAEDPKLKAEFEKKLKDDKAFAKDAQARLQWFYQRTPFYDVNAYVYPVGTVY